In Penaeus chinensis breed Huanghai No. 1 chromosome 40, ASM1920278v2, whole genome shotgun sequence, one genomic interval encodes:
- the LOC125047209 gene encoding cytochrome c oxidase subunit 6B2-like isoform X1 — MEDMSAAIMSEETKMETAPFDPRFPNQNQTRYCYQSFVDFNRCQKIKGEDYEPCEYFKKVYNSVCPNAWIEKWTDQIDNGIFPGKI, encoded by the exons ATATGTCTGCTGCCATCATGTCTGAGGAAACCAAAATGGAAACTGCCCCCTTTGATCCCCGCTTCCCAAACCAGAACCAGACACG GTACTGCTACCAGAGCTTTGTCGACTTCAATCGATGCCAGAAAATCAAGGGAGAAGACTATGAACCATGTGAATACTTCAAGAAGGTATACAACTCTGTCTGTCCCAATGCCTGGATTGAGAAGTGGACTGACCAAATAGATAACGGAATCTTCCCAGGAAAAATTTAA
- the LOC125047209 gene encoding cytochrome c oxidase subunit 6B2-like isoform X2 produces the protein MSAAIMSEETKMETAPFDPRFPNQNQTRYCYQSFVDFNRCQKIKGEDYEPCEYFKKVYNSVCPNAWIEKWTDQIDNGIFPGKI, from the exons ATGTCTGCTGCCATCATGTCTGAGGAAACCAAAATGGAAACTGCCCCCTTTGATCCCCGCTTCCCAAACCAGAACCAGACACG GTACTGCTACCAGAGCTTTGTCGACTTCAATCGATGCCAGAAAATCAAGGGAGAAGACTATGAACCATGTGAATACTTCAAGAAGGTATACAACTCTGTCTGTCCCAATGCCTGGATTGAGAAGTGGACTGACCAAATAGATAACGGAATCTTCCCAGGAAAAATTTAA